In Amaranthus tricolor cultivar Red isolate AtriRed21 chromosome 3, ASM2621246v1, whole genome shotgun sequence, a single window of DNA contains:
- the LOC130809477 gene encoding uncharacterized protein LOC130809477 — protein MVDKLWGGKKYQQGQVFRKSRWNLLVESSTIEEYEERWQVIVSTWSVRNKKVVRFLTGTWIPLREKFVCAWTNDCLHLGNQTTSRVESQHSSFKNYLDSGNSSFDTLFKRAHAQITNQQARIRQALQESMSSVPRSMRQHYFRPLYRHVSLYALEQLQLEYNRMLELGDFVFNKCGCVLQQTHGLPCACYLYMSIGSHGALYLDDIHEFWSTLRYTEVADETDEGVRYANANDKEYFQSLVDEVLKSDPAVVRRMSQLLEYELHPDGAEIPEPYASPPRKGRPSTSKTMRRRKSSFEYSRSSSRGRGSRSSSCGRSSGRSSGRETQSSVGIKFSFNLSDDLGGRDFLQFSWPNNIPFILPPYLFDWIDVLGDGNCGFRAIAVTELGGEEAWPLLRRAMSMEMQMNRAQYLTLYLSQESLDEAIFRIGSHVNGPAPFMHWMDASMALYSAATFLNIAIAYYGFADGDSQYNCLVLPLRKASGVNSVNKVIHICWVNGNHFVQLLMNDDSSPLPPIHPRWKQAADNFTKHLDTHFSTRIMLWNNLCGPRSRPTNTTADDAVNLDTP, from the exons atggtggacaagttgtgggGCGGCAAGAAAtatcaacaagggcaggtattcaggaaaagtagatggaacctcttggttgaaagttctacgatCGAGGAATATGAAGAGAGATGGCAAGTgatcgtcagtacgtggtcggttaggaacaaaaaggtcgttcggtttttgactggaacatggattccactgagagagaaatttgtttgtgcgtggacgaatgattgtttacacttgggtaatcagactaccagcagagttgaaagccaacactcgtcttttaagAATTACCTTgatagcggtaatagctcattcgatacccttttcaaaagggcgcacgcacagattacaaatcagcaagctAGAATCCGACAAGCACTACAGGAATCCATGTCTTCTGTACCAAGATCGATGCGACAGCATTACTTTAGACCtctatatcgccacgtatctctctatgccttggagcagctccagcttgagtataaccgcatgttagaactcggtgattttgtgtttaacaaatgtggttgtgtacttcaacaaacccatggattgccgtgtgcatgttatttatatatgtccatcggatcacatggtgctttgtatttggatgacattcatgaattctggagtactttgaggtacacagaggtagcAGACGAAACCgatgaaggagtacgatacgcgaacgccaatgacaaagagtactttcaatctctggtcgatgaagtcctcaaatctgatcccgctgttgttcgccgaatgtctcagttacttgaatatgaactacACCCAGATGGTGCGgaaatacctgagccttacgctagtccaccaagaaagggaagaccaagcacaagtaaaaccatgagaaggagaaaaagttcatttgaatatagcagatcatcttctcgcggtcgagggtctagatcttcttcctgcgggagatctagtggcagATCTAGTGGCCGAGAGACGCAATCTTCAGTAGGAATtaagttcagtttcaacttatccg ATGATCTTGGAGGTCGAGATTTTTTACAGTTTTCATGGCCTAATAACATCCCATTCATccttcctccttacttgttcgactggattgatgtgttaggtgatggtaattgtggatttagagcaattgccgtcacagagctgggaggcgaggaagcatggcctcttttaagacgtgctatgagtatggaaatgcaaatgaacagagcgcAATACCTAACTTTGTATCTATCCCAGGAGTCACTAGACGAGgctatattcagaataggtTCACACGTTAATGGGCCTGCTCCTTTCATGCACTGGATGGATGCATCGATGgctttgtactctgcagcaacatttctaaacattgccattgcttattatggttttGCTGACGGTGATTCGCAatacaactgtttggttctcccgttaaggaaagcatcgggcgtgaatagtgtaaataaagtaatacatatatgttgggttaatggaaatcattttgttcaacttttaatgaacgatgattcgtCCCCTCTCCCGCCGATCCATCCACGTTGGAAACAAGCAGCTGACAATTTCACCAAACATCTTGACACACATTTCAGTACGAGGATTATGCTCTGGAATAATCTATGCGGGCCACGATCACGACCAACTAATACcaccgctgacgatgctgtaaatttagatactccatag